From Saimiri boliviensis isolate mSaiBol1 chromosome 9, mSaiBol1.pri, whole genome shotgun sequence, a single genomic window includes:
- the CST3 gene encoding cystatin-C, protein MAGPLRSPLFLLAILAVALALSPAAGASPGRTPRLLGGPMDASVEEEGVRRALDFAVSEYNKASNDMYHSRALQVVRARKQIVAGVNYFLDVEMGRTTCTKNQPNLDNCPFHEQPHLKRKAFCSFQIYSVPWQGIMTLSKSNCQNA, encoded by the exons ATGGCCGGGCCCCTGCGCTCCCCGCTGTTCCTGCTGGCCATCCTGGCCGTGGCCCTGGCCTTGAGCCCCGCGGCCGGCGCGAGCCCCGGGAGGACTCCGCGCCTGTTGGGCGGCCCCATGGACGCCAGCGTGGAGGAGGAGGGCGTGCGGCGCGCGCTGGACTTCGCCGTCAGCGAGTACAACAAGGCCAGCAACGACATGTACCACAGCCGCGCGCTGCAGGTGGTGCGCGCCCGCAAGCAG ATCGTAGCCGGGGTGAACTACTTCTTGGACGTGGAGATGGGCCGAACCACATGTACCAAGAACCAGCCCAACTTGGACAACTGTCCCTTCCATGAGCAGCCACATCTGAAGAGG AAAGCATTCTGCTCTTTCCAGATCTACAGTGTGCCTTGGCAGGGCATAATGACCTTGTCGAAATCCAACTGTCAGAACGCCTAG